Proteins encoded in a region of the Haloarcula sp. CBA1129 genome:
- a CDS encoding ferredoxin produces the protein MADADDTVDPSEFGEQDGPPIEEKPYKIIFEANKCFGAGKCAEKSRNWTLDLDTGIAKPETYFIDEADLDHNIAAAEACPAKKDRGIIHVIDRRTNEEIAPDPNGDGSLSVDW, from the coding sequence ATGGCAGACGCGGACGACACCGTCGACCCGAGCGAGTTCGGCGAACAGGATGGCCCCCCAATCGAGGAGAAACCGTACAAGATAATCTTCGAGGCCAACAAGTGCTTCGGCGCGGGCAAGTGCGCCGAAAAGTCGCGCAACTGGACGCTCGATCTGGACACTGGCATCGCCAAGCCCGAGACCTACTTCATCGACGAGGCGGACCTCGATCACAATATCGCGGCTGCGGAGGCCTGCCCGGCGAAGAAAGACCGGGGCATCATCCACGTCATCGACCGGCGAACCAACGAAGAAATCGCTCCGGACCCGAACGGCGACGGGTCACTCTCTGTCGACTGGTAG
- a CDS encoding ABC transporter substrate-binding protein, with translation MERRSFLKATGSAAAAAALAGCSGDSDGTEEEEGTGGGMDSTDSSGGDVGTDLKQDGDLWRVNTGTMTTMDPIEATDTQSGIVIQQMFDPLMNYPNSQPAVEGLMAADYEVSEDFTTYTFQLKDATFHNGDTVTASDFAYAFERLTASENSSRAYFVLDSLGVTHETTTETIDGEEQEVYQPGTLGVTAVDETTLEIQLESPFASTLEMLAYSSFSPVPEGMVGDIEGYDGEMTQAEFSSSNPIGNGPFEFDTWDSGTEARVGAYDDYYGESPSVDGVHFAVIENDSANYNYAMNRNADIFELPTAQYDPAKVSVEEEDDQGRQIGTYGELRNGATANYSGVSNIGVFYLGFNMANVPKPVRQAVAYAMNQHTVVEQVFKQRGEPAYNFTPKSVFPGGAQNYNDRAENEYPYGYDDSRLGEARSVMEEAGYGENERVAIELTIYESGVWSETASILRDQLQSVYIDLEINQAPFNTLLERGRNGELEMYSLGWVADWPAPDNFLQLLNPPQTDTSLDFPISYVNWKPENGDAAQQATEAYQSISENPAPTEEDQAARNDAYIQLEDANWEDVAMLPVYHELTELFWYDHVDFTPPAGMGPSRQKMNTVSLGERQ, from the coding sequence ATGGAGCGTCGATCGTTTCTGAAAGCGACGGGCAGTGCTGCGGCGGCCGCAGCGCTGGCGGGATGTTCGGGTGATAGTGACGGAACTGAGGAAGAAGAGGGGACCGGAGGCGGTATGGACTCGACGGATAGCAGCGGGGGCGATGTCGGGACCGACCTGAAACAGGACGGGGACCTCTGGCGGGTCAACACGGGGACGATGACGACGATGGACCCGATTGAGGCGACCGACACCCAGTCGGGAATTGTCATCCAGCAGATGTTCGACCCGCTGATGAACTATCCCAACAGCCAGCCCGCCGTAGAGGGGCTTATGGCCGCGGACTACGAGGTATCCGAGGACTTCACCACCTACACGTTCCAGTTGAAGGATGCGACCTTCCACAACGGCGACACCGTAACAGCCAGTGACTTCGCCTACGCCTTCGAGCGACTGACTGCATCTGAAAACTCCAGTCGTGCCTACTTCGTTCTGGACTCGCTGGGCGTGACACACGAGACGACGACAGAGACAATCGACGGCGAAGAACAGGAAGTGTACCAGCCCGGGACCCTCGGTGTCACGGCCGTTGACGAAACAACACTTGAAATTCAGCTGGAATCGCCGTTCGCCTCCACGCTGGAGATGCTCGCGTACTCCTCTTTCTCCCCAGTTCCCGAGGGTATGGTCGGCGACATCGAAGGGTACGACGGCGAGATGACCCAAGCCGAGTTCTCCAGTTCGAACCCCATCGGGAACGGCCCCTTCGAGTTCGATACGTGGGACTCCGGAACTGAGGCAAGGGTCGGTGCGTACGACGACTATTACGGCGAAAGCCCGAGCGTCGACGGCGTCCACTTTGCGGTCATCGAGAACGATTCGGCCAATTACAACTACGCGATGAACCGGAACGCCGATATCTTTGAATTGCCCACGGCGCAGTACGACCCCGCGAAGGTATCCGTTGAAGAGGAAGACGATCAGGGTCGTCAGATCGGGACCTACGGCGAGTTGCGCAACGGTGCAACGGCCAACTACTCCGGTGTATCGAACATCGGTGTGTTCTATCTCGGATTTAATATGGCCAACGTGCCCAAGCCGGTTCGTCAGGCAGTCGCGTACGCGATGAACCAGCACACCGTTGTCGAGCAGGTGTTCAAGCAGCGCGGCGAGCCCGCGTACAACTTCACGCCGAAATCGGTCTTCCCCGGCGGCGCCCAGAACTACAACGACCGCGCCGAAAACGAGTACCCGTACGGCTACGACGACAGCCGGCTCGGCGAGGCCCGTTCGGTGATGGAAGAGGCTGGCTACGGCGAAAACGAACGTGTTGCCATCGAGCTAACGATATACGAGTCCGGTGTCTGGAGTGAAACTGCAAGCATTCTTCGAGACCAACTCCAGAGCGTGTACATCGACCTCGAAATCAATCAGGCACCGTTCAACACGCTGCTCGAACGTGGTCGCAACGGCGAGCTAGAGATGTACTCGCTTGGCTGGGTCGCCGACTGGCCCGCCCCGGACAACTTCCTCCAGCTGCTGAACCCGCCACAGACCGATACGAGCCTCGACTTCCCGATTTCGTACGTCAACTGGAAGCCGGAGAACGGCGACGCTGCCCAGCAGGCAACGGAGGCGTATCAGTCAATCAGCGAGAACCCAGCACCGACAGAGGAAGACCAAGCCGCCCGGAACGACGCATATATCCAGTTGGAGGATGCCAACTGGGAAGACGTCGCAATGCTGCCGGTGTACCACGAACTGACGGAGTTGTTCTGGTACGACCACGTCGACTTTACGCCGCCAGCCGGGATGGGGCCGAGCCGACAGAAGATGAACACTGTCTCTCTCGGAGAGCGTCAGTAG
- a CDS encoding ABC transporter permease, which translates to MSRFTYLFKRVALSIPVIIFGTTVTFAIIRLGPLSPAAAILGPQGDARAIRQIEQRLGLNDPLWEQYFDFMGDLFLFDLGQSWVINSGTPAIELIISYAPRTIWLGFWAVLIALGVGIPLGFYAGLNPNTFSDYFASFGGIVWRAMPNFWLAVILVTVLSQTEQLFGFSWTSFIVETNVVTSPNLAVLKNPTRLITDPGQAWTNLAKATKQILPPALVLGSASMGTEMRIGRTAVLETINSKYVETAKAKGVSPRVLVWKHIFRNALIPLVPVITAEAFILIGGSVLVETVFSINGIGLLFFRAAEQGDLPLVGTLMYLFILLIVGLNIVQDFAYTIIDPRVGYDG; encoded by the coding sequence ATGAGCCGCTTCACATACCTGTTCAAGCGCGTGGCACTCTCAATCCCCGTTATTATTTTCGGGACGACAGTAACGTTCGCAATCATCCGATTGGGGCCGCTCAGTCCTGCGGCAGCAATCCTCGGGCCACAAGGCGATGCCCGCGCGATCCGACAGATCGAGCAACGGCTGGGACTGAACGACCCCCTCTGGGAGCAGTACTTCGATTTCATGGGTGATCTGTTCCTGTTTGATCTGGGCCAGTCATGGGTGATCAACTCCGGAACGCCGGCCATCGAACTCATCATCAGCTACGCACCACGGACCATCTGGCTCGGGTTCTGGGCAGTCCTGATCGCCCTCGGAGTCGGAATTCCGCTCGGCTTCTACGCCGGCCTGAATCCCAACACGTTCTCTGACTACTTCGCCTCCTTCGGGGGGATTGTCTGGCGAGCGATGCCGAACTTCTGGCTTGCGGTGATTCTGGTTACGGTGCTTTCACAGACGGAACAGCTGTTTGGATTCAGCTGGACCAGTTTCATCGTCGAGACCAACGTCGTGACCTCGCCGAACCTCGCCGTGCTCAAGAACCCGACGAGATTGATAACCGACCCGGGACAGGCATGGACTAATCTGGCGAAAGCGACAAAACAGATACTGCCGCCGGCACTCGTACTCGGGTCCGCGTCGATGGGTACAGAGATGCGGATCGGTCGAACTGCCGTTCTCGAAACGATCAACTCGAAGTACGTCGAGACGGCCAAGGCCAAAGGCGTCTCGCCGCGGGTACTGGTCTGGAAGCACATCTTCCGGAACGCTCTGATTCCGCTCGTGCCAGTCATCACTGCGGAGGCGTTCATCCTGATTGGCGGGTCGGTGCTCGTCGAAACTGTCTTCTCGATTAACGGTATCGGCCTCCTGTTCTTCCGGGCAGCGGAGCAGGGGGACCTCCCGCTTGTTGGCACACTGATGTATCTGTTCATCCTCCTTATCGTCGGTCTGAACATCGTACAGGACTTCGCGTACACAATTATCGATCCGCGTGTGGGGTATGACGGATGA
- a CDS encoding ABC transporter permease produces METETELTDDIDQPLRDRLKAHPKPALLWGIGLCVLLLLEGPTYLDGLLGAIGYGLAVVPGAPGAEAFASAAAFFGELPHLLSRELIPNRGYYDGSSWQGTFLGLEPKYAWLIRFLLVYVYVAVLLGWLWYGYVLFRRHYRAANWTPTDDVIDRLRSHYWGLFGLAVVVFFITMAAFAPVVGPTTAEENIEGPYSHEMQYFNEDTETVETITIGEANLGSASRGSGDSNVGLWSYDDFGRFHPVGTLVSGKDLFTFLAFGARVSLFIGLGSMAIAGFIATTLALVTAYYKGVTDLIVVLTSDSVQAMPALLLVILATVVFKNHWIAEIYNGAMLFILLFALIRWPGLWRAVRGPALQVGEQEWVDAAKSYGQRPTVIMRKHMAPYILGYLLVYASLTLGGVIISVSALSFLGLGITAPTPEWGRAINIGQQYIASQSWHISLIPGILITLVVTGFNALSDGIRDAIDPQSEGAEGGATGAAAGGGGG; encoded by the coding sequence ATGGAAACTGAGACAGAGCTTACCGACGACATCGATCAACCACTGAGAGACCGGCTCAAGGCACACCCCAAGCCGGCATTACTGTGGGGAATCGGACTGTGTGTACTGCTGTTGCTTGAAGGACCGACATACCTCGATGGACTGCTCGGCGCGATAGGGTACGGACTCGCGGTGGTCCCGGGAGCGCCCGGAGCCGAGGCGTTTGCGAGTGCCGCAGCCTTCTTCGGCGAGCTACCCCATCTGCTGAGCCGCGAGCTGATACCCAACCGCGGGTACTACGACGGGAGTAGCTGGCAGGGCACGTTCCTCGGCCTTGAGCCGAAGTACGCATGGCTCATTCGCTTCCTGCTGGTGTATGTCTACGTTGCAGTGTTGCTGGGCTGGCTGTGGTACGGCTACGTCCTCTTCCGCCGGCACTACCGGGCGGCTAACTGGACGCCGACTGACGACGTCATCGACCGCCTCCGGAGCCACTACTGGGGCCTGTTCGGGCTCGCTGTCGTCGTGTTCTTCATCACAATGGCCGCATTCGCGCCCGTTGTCGGCCCAACGACGGCCGAGGAGAACATCGAGGGGCCGTACTCCCACGAGATGCAGTACTTCAACGAGGACACGGAGACGGTCGAAACGATTACTATCGGCGAGGCGAATCTCGGCTCCGCTTCGCGCGGGAGCGGGGACAGCAACGTCGGGCTCTGGAGTTACGACGACTTCGGGCGGTTCCACCCTGTCGGAACGCTCGTCAGCGGCAAGGACCTGTTCACCTTCCTCGCCTTTGGCGCACGAGTGTCGCTGTTCATCGGCCTCGGGTCGATGGCGATTGCGGGCTTTATCGCAACGACGCTCGCATTAGTGACCGCCTACTACAAGGGGGTGACTGACCTCATCGTGGTCCTGACCAGCGACTCCGTACAGGCAATGCCAGCGTTGCTGCTGGTGATTCTTGCGACAGTGGTGTTCAAGAACCACTGGATAGCAGAGATCTACAACGGGGCGATGCTGTTCATCCTTCTGTTTGCGTTGATACGCTGGCCGGGGCTGTGGCGAGCGGTCCGTGGCCCTGCATTACAAGTCGGCGAACAGGAGTGGGTCGACGCGGCAAAGAGTTACGGCCAGCGACCGACTGTGATTATGCGAAAACATATGGCACCGTATATCCTCGGCTATCTACTGGTGTACGCCTCCCTGACGCTCGGTGGCGTCATTATCTCGGTCTCTGCCCTCTCGTTCCTCGGACTCGGGATCACCGCCCCGACTCCTGAGTGGGGGCGAGCGATCAACATCGGACAACAGTACATCGCCAGTCAGTCCTGGCACATCTCGCTCATTCCGGGCATCCTGATTACGCTGGTTGTCACCGGCTTCAACGCCCTGAGTGATGGGATTCGTGACGCCATCGACCCACAGAGTGAGGGTGCCGAAGGCGGTGCGACTGGCGCGGCCGCCGGAGGTGGTGGCGGATGA
- a CDS encoding ABC transporter ATP-binding protein: MSHSDDGEPLLAVDNLRTVFHSEREEIRAVDGVSFEISRGETLGIVGESGSGKSVTARSIMGLVDSPGEIREESSIRLDGRELTTLSEKQYRSVRGGDIAMVFQDPLSSLNPVYTVGNQIIEALELHRNMEGAEAKSEAIELLRAVGIPDAARRVDEFPHEFSGGMRQRAVIAMALACDPDLLICDEPTTALDVTIQAQILDLLQEIQTERDIGIMFITHDMGVIAEVADRVAVMYAGEVVEKAPVEELFANPHHPYTQGLLQSIPGRNPSADRLPTIEGDVPTPHESASYCRFVSRCPKGFDECERVHPAHVEVGESADHTAACLLYPEDMPTDDTVTHHEENADQTGAEASEALSADDWPAERRKAGDDTGPVGSEDSDARADGGHGHSAGDAGGQLEGGDTDE, from the coding sequence ATGAGCCACAGCGACGACGGCGAGCCGCTGCTGGCCGTGGACAACCTCCGAACCGTGTTCCACAGCGAGCGGGAGGAGATCCGCGCTGTCGACGGGGTTTCCTTCGAGATCTCGCGCGGCGAGACACTCGGTATCGTCGGCGAATCCGGCTCGGGCAAGAGTGTCACGGCACGCTCGATAATGGGACTGGTCGACAGTCCGGGCGAAATCCGCGAGGAGTCGTCCATCCGACTAGACGGGAGAGAGCTGACGACGCTTTCCGAAAAGCAGTATCGGTCAGTTCGTGGCGGGGACATCGCAATGGTGTTTCAGGACCCGCTGAGCTCGCTCAACCCGGTGTACACTGTCGGGAACCAGATTATCGAGGCGCTGGAGCTCCACCGAAATATGGAGGGGGCCGAAGCCAAATCGGAAGCCATCGAACTGCTGCGTGCGGTCGGCATCCCCGACGCGGCACGGCGCGTCGATGAGTTCCCCCACGAGTTCTCCGGCGGAATGCGTCAGCGAGCCGTCATCGCGATGGCACTGGCCTGTGACCCCGACCTGCTCATCTGTGATGAGCCGACGACAGCGCTCGATGTCACTATTCAGGCCCAGATTCTGGACCTGCTACAGGAAATTCAGACGGAGCGTGACATCGGTATCATGTTCATCACGCACGACATGGGCGTCATCGCGGAGGTCGCTGACCGCGTCGCCGTGATGTACGCGGGCGAAGTCGTCGAGAAAGCGCCCGTAGAGGAACTGTTCGCGAACCCACACCACCCATACACGCAGGGGCTGCTGCAGAGCATTCCCGGTCGGAACCCCAGTGCGGATCGGCTACCCACTATCGAAGGGGACGTGCCGACGCCACACGAATCGGCGTCGTACTGCCGGTTCGTCAGCCGGTGCCCGAAGGGCTTCGACGAGTGTGAGCGGGTCCATCCCGCCCATGTGGAGGTCGGCGAATCAGCAGACCACACCGCCGCCTGTCTCCTGTACCCTGAAGACATGCCTACCGACGATACTGTGACACACCACGAAGAGAACGCGGACCAGACGGGCGCCGAGGCAAGCGAGGCGCTGTCGGCGGACGACTGGCCGGCTGAGCGTCGAAAGGCTGGTGACGATACCGGTCCGGTCGGGTCTGAAGACAGCGACGCCCGGGCCGATGGTGGCCACGGCCACAGTGCCGGAGACGCCGGCGGACAACTAGAAGGGGGTGACACAGATGAGTGA
- a CDS encoding ABC transporter ATP-binding protein codes for MSESVVDTVPHQTGETLLDVQDLKTYYEGGGLLGGDPVKAVDGVNFEISRGETFGLVGESGCGKTTLGRTLIQLETATSGTVSFDGTDITELSGGDLKKWRRNAQMVFQDPESSLNDRMTVGEIIREPLDVHEQGTARERREKVRTLLDQVGLMPEHYYRYPHQFSGGQRQRIGIARALALEPEFVVLDEPVSALDVSVQAQILNLLEELQEEFGLTYLFIAHDLSVVRHICDRVGVMYLGNLMEVGPTEQLFQNPENPYTRALLSAIPEPDPTAQADRITLPGSPPSPRDPPEGCPFATRCPVRIRPEDIDASDEVWDRIREFRDVIRERSRAERSVGERLKERLGFDTALADGEEIVEEEFSDVDLPPDVREHVEQAVTYLSDGDPDAARAYLKEVFGGQCDTETPQYYDVDDGRMSFCHRHAADHDSPGEELRRRGYDTHDG; via the coding sequence ATGAGTGAATCAGTCGTCGATACTGTCCCACACCAGACCGGCGAGACGTTGCTCGATGTGCAGGACCTGAAGACGTACTACGAAGGCGGTGGACTGCTCGGGGGAGACCCGGTGAAAGCCGTCGACGGCGTAAACTTCGAGATCTCGCGCGGCGAGACGTTTGGGCTAGTCGGTGAATCCGGCTGTGGCAAGACCACTCTGGGTCGGACGCTCATCCAACTGGAGACGGCCACGTCCGGGACAGTCTCGTTCGATGGAACGGATATAACCGAACTCAGCGGCGGGGACCTCAAGAAGTGGCGCCGTAACGCCCAGATGGTGTTTCAGGACCCCGAATCGAGCCTCAACGACCGGATGACTGTCGGCGAGATCATCCGCGAACCGCTGGACGTCCACGAACAGGGCACGGCCCGCGAGCGTCGGGAGAAGGTACGGACACTGCTCGATCAGGTCGGGCTCATGCCGGAGCACTACTACCGGTATCCCCACCAGTTCTCCGGCGGGCAGCGACAGCGTATTGGCATCGCTCGTGCGCTCGCACTCGAACCGGAGTTCGTTGTCCTCGACGAGCCCGTTTCGGCACTCGACGTGTCCGTTCAGGCCCAGATACTCAATCTGCTGGAGGAGCTCCAAGAGGAGTTCGGTCTCACGTACCTCTTCATCGCGCACGACCTGAGCGTGGTCCGTCACATCTGTGACCGCGTCGGGGTGATGTATCTCGGGAACCTCATGGAAGTCGGGCCAACAGAACAGCTGTTCCAGAACCCGGAAAACCCCTACACGCGCGCACTGCTATCCGCGATTCCGGAACCGGATCCGACGGCACAGGCAGACCGGATTACCCTGCCCGGATCACCACCGAGTCCTCGGGACCCGCCTGAGGGGTGCCCCTTCGCAACGCGGTGCCCCGTCCGGATTCGGCCTGAAGACATAGACGCGAGCGACGAGGTGTGGGACCGTATCCGGGAGTTCCGCGATGTCATTCGCGAGCGGTCGCGCGCGGAGCGGTCAGTCGGTGAGCGACTCAAGGAACGGCTCGGGTTCGATACCGCGTTGGCCGACGGCGAGGAAATCGTCGAGGAAGAGTTCAGTGATGTGGACCTGCCACCGGACGTGCGAGAACACGTCGAACAGGCTGTGACGTATCTCAGTGATGGGGACCCCGACGCCGCGCGGGCGTACCTCAAGGAAGTGTTCGGCGGTCAGTGTGACACTGAAACGCCGCAGTACTACGATGTCGATGACGGACGGATGAGCTTCTGTCATCGGCATGCAGCGGACCACGACTCTCCCGGCGAAGAGCTGCGCCGACGTGGCTACGACACGCACGATGGATAA